CTTGATGAGTTAAGTTTGATAGgaatgattcaaatttaaaaaaaatttcaattattaccTTGAGATCACACCGGCAGTAGTAACCCTGGGGAACAGTTTTGATCAATCGTCCTTCTTTAGGAGGTTCCAATTGGACTGGTGGGATAGTAGTAGTCTCTGGTGCCTCGGTAGGTTTTGGTTGTGCGACGGTAGTGCTGGTGGTAACAGCTGTTGAAGAACTTCCAGTGGTCAGATCAAGTTGATTTGCAACTGTTGTTGTTCCATCGAGAGAAGGTTCTGATGAATTTTCAGCACTTGCTGTTGTCCCCGGGCTGGTTGTGGTTGTCGTTGAAGTTTCATTTGTTGCCTTCTGATTAGTTTTGGAAACGTCGATTTTAACCACCCCTTGAGTATGCTGAATGTTTAGAAAAAAGCAGATCAATGCAAGGCGAACTAAGCTTCTACCGCATTTCAACGCCATGTTCAGCGAAGTTTTTGAATATCAACATCAACTCCAACTCCACCGTCCCAGAAGACTGTGTCAGAAGCTTATATCGCTCAATGCCGGAAAACACGATATCACTTTTGGCGACCGTAAAACCTCCGGTGTGAAATTTTTCCCTTATTCGATCTAGAAATTTCCCAGAAGAAACCTTCCACGTAGCAATCGAAAGTTTATGAAAGCCCGGTTGCGTCGGCAGAAACCCAAATCCGTATCCAACAGGCCAGTAATTTCCGAAAGCGTTAATCGCGAAAACTTCAATGTAAACCTTTGGCCAACCCTGGATACCACGACAGGCCAAATGCAAATCGATGGGGGTACTAAAATGGGACCGCTGCTCAACTCGAGCCGTACTCGCACAGGTTTGTCCCTCCGAATGTCCTTCGATCACCTTCCAGCAGGATCCGAACTGAATGCTCCACCTGCAGAACAGATTCAGTTCAGCAAAGTCCGATGCGTGGCAAAGTTGTCCCAGGATGTGTAGCTCGGCCATTAATGAGAcccactaaaaaaaaaaactagcttcgAATTAGAaaatctaacattttttttataaaatcttgtAAGGAAAACACCACCGAAAGGATACAAATTCACGATTGAATGTATACACATCACGGAAAAGGCCAAACATATCGCTGCCTTGGCAACGCGTGGCATGCTACGAAATGGGTTGTTGTTGTTTAGTCGAGCGGAAACCGTTGGTGACAGATTAGGTAAATGCACTTAATCGCATTTGCGACAACACCGTTAGCGGACAATGTCTGCTCGAAATTGTGTTGTTGGGATAGATCAGATAGATTTACAACCGAGATAGTGCTCAATTAGTTTGTTTATTGAATTAACGCCTATTCTAACAAGGCGATAGCTATCTTTTATGGGAGTAtggatttgttttgaatgtggcttaaattttaatacatatcaaaatctgaatttgcgAAGCAgagttttgtttgaaatatccATAAACCTAATTAGAGcaaattcactggtgttgggaaaaagtggtagaaattttgacacttgtagcacattttgaaaattttaccatgcaaatatgttttcaagatctttgggcgttgtatttttttacagcactctTTCCATTTcaaccgtatgtgatagaaatattgttatttttgcatcacagcatgagaaaatagaacacgtgtaGTAAAAATACTTGAaggccgcagatcttgaaaatgtttttgcacggTAAAGTCATGgtaaagacatcgaaacccggatcagaaaggcccgatttgcgtttgcgagtctccgaaacatctggcggtcacgccagatctctctacgaactaagatccgaatcttcaactcaaacgtcaaatccgtattgctgtacgggtgcgaaacttggtgcacatatgcggtaacgacgcgaaaactgcaagtatttgtaaaccgctgcctgcggaatatcatccgcgcttggtggcctggcaattggatctcgaatgaggaactacatcgccggtgtcatcaaaaggcgctagaaatcgagattcgggaacgtaagtggagatggattgggcacacgctgcgaagagatggaaacgagatttgcagaaaggcgctagattggaatccagaaggtcatcgaagaagaggcaggcccagaaactcgtggcggcgacgcctagccgctgaaatccgaactgtcgacgagaatcttgactgggaccaagtgaagacgctggctccggatcgtcaacagtggaggtcttttaccacggccctatgcaccggaggatcggcgcgggatcattaagtaagtaagtaagtatggtaaagttttcaaaatgtactaaaaatgtcaaaatttctaccacttttttccaacacgagtgaacttgctcttagaaacTGTAGTACTCAGCGATTTTCAGACTCAAAAAccacatgcatttttttttgtctaattctTTAGACA
This sequence is a window from Uranotaenia lowii strain MFRU-FL chromosome 3, ASM2978415v1, whole genome shotgun sequence. Protein-coding genes within it:
- the LOC129754641 gene encoding B9 domain-containing protein 2: MAELHILGQLCHASDFAELNLFCRWSIQFGSCWKVIEGHSEGQTCASTARVEQRSHFSTPIDLHLACRGIQGWPKVYIEVFAINAFGNYWPVGYGFGFLPTQPGFHKLSIATWKVSSGKFLDRIREKFHTGGFTVAKSDIVFSGIERYKLLTQSSGTVELELMLIFKNFAEHGVEMR